ATTATGGAAACCATTTTAACAGAAGATGCTTcctcaaatttctttttctcagtctAACTGTTCAATAATCCTGTTCCTAACAGAACATCGATGCTGAATAGCAACATGGCAAGGGCTCCTGTCTTAACTAACTTGACTGCAAATCGTTCCACTGATCTCTTCCTCTTCTGCCCTGTCTGCTGGGGTCCCAGGGACTTCCTTGGCACCCTCTGTATTTCTCCACCCATGCAGCCAGCAGGCATaaaaggagcagcctggcaccaaGTCTGTCACCCCGCATTAATTTAAACAGAACCTGATGGactgcagcagaaggagctgtgTGCTCTCAACTCTTGTCCAGTGGGAAAAGAACACTTTGTATGGAGAACTGCTGAGGTTCCCTTCAAAGTCATTTAAAAGTATTAGCAGGCAATCTTGTTGGTGTTAATCCTTGGGGACTTCCAAGAAGGTTCAGGAGttacacagaatcacagaatgaactTGGTTGAACTTTCAGTGAAGATTTTCTTTCTAACATCGAACTAAAACTTGCCTTGGCACAGCTTAGGATTGTGTCCTCTCattctgtcagtgctgtgtgggagcccagccccagctgagcacaggcacctttcaggggGTTGTGCAGAGTGAAAAGATctcccctgagtctccttttctccaggctgaacacccccagctccctcagtgcttcctcacagggtttttgtgttcccagcccctctccagcctcgctGCCCCCTCTGGATGTGTCTGAGCATCTCAACATCCtccccaaactgaggggccagaactggacatagcactcaaggtgtgccaagtacagggaaagggaaaaattacttcccttctcctgctggccactgttcctgatccaggccaggggctgttggccTTTTTGGCCatctgggcacactgctggctcatgttcatgCTCACTGTATAAAGCACTCAAAGGAAGCAGTGTTGGGTGGTTTGTTACAAGGGAAATCTGCTCCTAGCCAGTTCTTTTGGACTATTAAATTAAATCTGGAGAATCATTGTAAGCAATGTTGCACAGACAACATGAACTTGTACCTCCACCAGTTATCCCTGCAGCCTTTTAACACTCCCTGAGGATAAGCTGCAGAGGGTTGTGTGTCACAGGGCTCTGAGTCACTGCTCAGTAACAGATACAGGTGCAGGAAGGACCATGCAGGCatttggggctgcagggctgtgacaggagcAAAAGTTCAGGGATCAGCTCTGTCATGTGCTGGAGGGTGGAGGAGTTTCTAGGAGATGGGCACGGTGCCACAGGTTTACAGTGGGTTGGGATGTGCTGACCAGGACTTTGTAACTGCTGTCAGAGGAAAGGCAAACACCTGGCAGGGGGTGGCTGACACTGACTGCAAGGGAATGCAcctggagagctgtgctgtgcacgAGATGGGACACAAGAGCAGCTCTTAGTGtctccattttttatttttccataggTGAACGAACACCCTGGGCTTATCCAGACTAAGTCATCTTTCAAAGACTCAGCACCTTCACTGCATTTTCTGTGGCACTCAAGCGGTATCAACTGATATAGACAAAGGTAAGCAAATAAAAAGGGTAAATATAAACCCTCACAATTGCAGCTTCTGCTTCTGGAGCATAGCACAGGATGTTTAGAGCTCAGATGAGCAATTTAAGTTCCACGTTGTCAAAGAGGGCTTGAAAATCTGGTTTGGAGGAAACCCAACACTCCTGTTGTCTATCAGACAATAAAgttttaacataaaaaaattttaCCTTCAAACACCCTCTCTCAGGGGTGTATTTGTTTTCCAGCATTGCCTGTTTGGCACAGCCAGAGTGACTCTGCATCCATTTAATTAATGCCAAAAATGCACAGTAGGCAATGGAACAAGAGGTACTGAGAAACACTTGCATTTAGCTTTTGCAACTTCCTAAGAATTAACAAGTAACAATTTCCCTTAGGAAAACAATCCTTCCATTAATCCCCACTGTCTGAGCATGACTGTGTTCCTGTCTGGCATCTTCTTTTCATCCAGACTGCAAGAACAGCCACACAAATCTAACTGAACATTTCTCTAAAAAAACAAATCCTAGCATGAAATAATGGTATCTGAAGTGAACCACAAAACACAAATTCCTTTTACTTGTATAAAACAATTCCTTCACAAACAAGACATTTTAGTAGGGCTGATGCAAAAATGCACAGTACTTTAATGGATTCATGCACTAGGTCCGAGTACATGACAGCTAAACCTTAATGTACAAATTTTCAGGTGTTTGTTTGTATCTAGGGTTTGTTTTCTCCCATGTCTCCTCTGTAGGAGTCAAGTACCTAGCACAGGGATTATCTGGAAGTGTAAGACTTGCCAAGGCTCCAGAGGAACACGGTGCCCCCTCAATGCTAATAATTATTAGAGCTGCCAGTGCAGTGCCTTGCCAGCACCTGCTGACCCactctgctgctggaaagggaagaagaaaggcaACACAGAAACTTCAGCACTTAAAGGACAAGAGGGTTTGCTCTAAAACCAACAACAAAGGCTTTCAGAGCCTACATGGATTAACACAGGGGGACACAATTGTGCCATGGGTTCACGTCATATTCCACTGGTTCTAAGCAAAGTTGACACTTACCAGTGCTATTTATCTGCCTCAAAATTACAGAAGCTTGAAATCCACTGGCTTTTCTGGATGTGTTTAGGTGCACTCTTTAAGTAACTGCAAAGTCACAGCATTTGtatcctgtggcagcagcaacaatatttataataattttctaaatgaaaGTGACCTCTGGCAGTTACACAGCTCTAGCCAAACCCAGACATTTAAACAGTTACTCACAGTACAGGGTTGTGTTTTATCTTTTAATCAAACCATTCCAGTTCTGCAGCTTGCTACAGTAGGATATAAATATTCAAACCCAACAGAACTATATTAGACTTCCTATAATAAACAAAGTTTTCATGTATTACATAAAAACATAGCCTAAGggaaaaaactgtttttcttttggccTACTTCTTTTTAAGACAGTAACATCCACCAGTGCACCTGCCACCCTCAGAACCTGAAGGCAGCATTTCACAGAACAGATCTGTACAATTGTTCACATCTTTTCACATCCTAGATGTTCCATTTTCAAGGCTGGATCCGTTAACTGGAGGCTCCACAATCAGTCTTGGCTCTATCAGTGCATCCCAGCTTTCAGTTAtctgaaaacaaaccacaggCAACACTTggcaggtgccagcagcaccagcaggtgCAGTTTCTGTGCTGTTATGCTTCTGCctagagctgagcagcagcaccactgaaCTGAGAtcacagctcctcctgtgagTCACTGATCCCCCTGGTGAACCTCAACCTGCCTGATGCCCTGGGTGAGGAAAGGTGCAGGTCAGAACAACAGTGATGAAAGGAAAAGCTGGTGAGAAAGGATCTCTGTGAGACATGATGTTGTTTATTAGCCAAAACAAGAACTCCCATGAGTGGCTGTGACCCCAGGTAACTGAGTACCACATTATTATGATGTAAACACGCACGTACTCGCTAGAAAGAAACAATTGGTTTTGCTTCCATTGGTTCAAATGAGATGCATGGTTACAAAGGGAATGTCCCtgaggggaggagaggcaggaagcagggcaggtggcagccctgcagagctgggggcagcacccagagcagcccccacGTACCTTGGTGTCCTGGGGCACGGCGTACTCGATCAGCTCCTCTCCGTCCGCAGACTGGTACACCAGGTCAAACTTGCCTGGCTCCTTAGCAgctgaaaaccaaacaaacagctCAACCACCTACAAACCAAAGAAACTTTAAATGTTTACCACAAAAGCCAATGAAAAtcagtttggttttggggtttttttgtgttcagTGTCTGGGTTCATAATTGTAACCAAAAATCTCCAGGGAAAATTGAGTACTACACACCAAAATTAAGGTAATTATCTGACTACTCACTAGGGAAAATCAACCATACATTGCTGAAATTTGACAAAAATGCTCATATGACAATTCATTAATTCTGGCTTACATGGTGACTGCAGGATGCAGAGTTTGAGAAACATTAATCATTGCAGGGACTCACTTCCACACCCACCAAAGATACACCATTATGATCTCACACTTTctctaaaataataatatattttcttcctttctgaaataatttctttcagaaaatgaaaccaTACTAGAAGTGAGTTACTGACCACTCCaactgactgaaaaaaattattttgtaaacaCCCATGAGCATCTTTCAGCTCAACTAGCAAGGGTTAGAACTTCTCAATGTAAATAGACATTTTGGGGAAGGAATGAGGACGGGAGGGGTGTGTTGAGAATGATCCCAAGGAAATTTGGAATACTCCTGAAAGATGAAGTGTTCCTTGGACTTCTGGTTTTCCAGGCACACGACAACAAgcccttggtgtccccaggtaCCTACACTGTCCTGCTGATGTTGAAAGGATCTCCAGTTCAATCTGCTTTTTTTCATCATTCCAACTGATTATTTTTGCCTCCTTCACAAAGGAACGAGAAAAGAATCAGGTAAGACACACTTCAGCACTGGATTCCATATTTACAAGCAGAGCACTACTTGATTGCTGCCAGAGGAAATAAGTATATTTGGCTATCAAATTTTCTAGTCTCCATGTATAAAATCTGCAAAGAATTAAATGCTCATCAATCTGTAACTACTGGCATCAATAAAACAAAGTTACTCTTGTCACTAACTTTGCAGTTTAAATCAGTTGTTACCCAGAAACCAAGTTATTTGAAGTAGCAACAAAATTTCACTTGCAACAGTTTTAAGAACTTGCCTTAACTTCAAATAGCACTAGACTCAAATACAACTACATTTTCCTACTTGAGGGTCTGCATTTTTTGTCATctctaaaatattaataatcCTTGTAGTTggtggttgtttgtttttgttggtttttttaataacagcTACACTTATAAAATTTTCAATTAGTTTTGGCTTCTAGAGTTTTGATTTTTACTGCTGCACCAGGAATAGCCTGTGGAGTGAACTGAATGCAAGGAAAAACACTGCACAGCATCAAAATATTTAAGCCATACCTCACCTATCATAGTTCTGTGAgtgaagagaggaaagaaaaccagTACCTTATAGTCTGAAATTTCAGGACTGTAATTTTCAGTTAGTTCCAGCCGCTGTTGAAAGAAATACAAGTAACAAATTGTAACTTTTCCCAATCTTTGATGGCTCCACCTACATCCAGACACAGTTTCCTCAGCCACAGAAAGGTGCAAGAGCCCAGTCTGCTATTCCTGGAACCCAGTGCCAGTCATGGTCCCAGGTACACATCCAGGACTTGCTGCTCCAAAGGGTTTGGGTTCAGGTCAGGATGTGTGAGGAGATCAGGGAGATGGATCCCACtctcctcagctgcagggatttaattttcatttacttttttattttgcaatgtAATTATTTGTATGGTAAGATTTGCAATAACATTTACATGGAAAATTACACTGCAATGACAGCAGAGACAGCCTTTCTTGTGTTCTACAAATACAGAAAGTCCTAAGAAATGCACTTAACTTCTGTATTTGCTCCAAACTTTGTCAAAAATCAAAGCCAGGCTTTACAACAAGTGAATTTTTTAGAGAAACTCTTATGTCAGCATTTCCAGAGTTTACCTTAAAGGCAATTCTTTCTCCCACTTGGGGTGGAGCAGCTAGAAGAGGTAACACACTATAGTCTCTCTTGGGAAACTCCACGGGATTCTGTGAAACAAAGAGCAACCCActgattaaattatttcatcactGAAAACAGAAGACAATGTTCATGCTGTATGGATTGCAAGAATCACTGAGAAGAGCAAGGTACATGCTTTGTTTTTAGATATAGAATACAATCACTTTATTGTTGTTTCACAAACACATCCTCAGGCTGACAAACAGAATTACAGTCAGTAAAAAATCAGCCTTTATCCCACTAATCTATTTCTGCTGTTATGAATTACTCTCATCCTGCAGGTTCTTTGTACAGCTCAAGCTGCCAGAGAAAGGTGACCCCTGCCTGTGTCAGCACTCACCTGGACAAGGACAGAAGTGTTTGTCGCAGCTTCATTTAACTGCCTCTGCTTGTGGCCTTCACTGCTGTAGTTATAGAAGCAGCCAGGGTTTGCTCCTCTCCCATGGCCCCTCATCATCCCACGAAACCCACGGCCCCTGGGGCCTCTCCAGAAGGGATCCTCTCCCGTTCCACGCCCCCTTCCACGGCTGGGGCTGCCAAAGGATCCTTGCACACTGGCTGGCAACTGTCTAGTGCAGTTCCTTACTATGGAATTACCCAGtccagcacctgctgcagaCTTTTTAATGACCAGTGTCTCTGAATCTGAGCTATCAGAGTCTgaagaggagctctgtgctttggGAGGCTTGGTGCTGGCTTTTACAGCCGCCACATGGTTTGGCActgatttttcctttgcagtGCTGTCTTGTGCTGGTGTCACCTTCTCATCCTCTGTACTCGAGTCAGAATCTGAACTAGAAGACTGGggttttttagcatttttactAATTGTAGTCTTAGTCTTTTCAGTGTTAGACTTTACAGTCACTTTATCAGTTTTCACATCAGAATCTGAAGCAGCTTGGGATTTGTCTTTGGGAAGTGTCACCACTACAGGTTTATGggaagatttattttccttcgCATTTAAttcactgctgtcactgtcagaCGATGTGCTGGAGGAATCTGAAGCTCCCACCCTCTTtttcctggactgtgttgtgATCTTTTTGGTGCTATTTTTACCAGAATTTAGAGAAAAGTTCTCATTTGCCTGTTCTAAAGCCATCTTTGCTGCAGCAACCTTTGTCTGCTTCTCATCCTTCTTTTTTGTTGCCAactccttctccctctctgtttttttcatctttttagaATGCGAAGTAGAGCTCTCTTCCTTACCTTCTGCGAGTTTATTTCTTCCCCTgacttcttcctttctttttcttttcgtgTACCTTTTCTGAGAGTCCCAAGTATCTACAGAGGTCTCTTCCCTACAAGAGGAATACTCAGGGTTgtgtttctcctttttctttttccttttatgctTGCCTTCATTCCTAGACAattcttcctcatcctccttgtgtctgtgcctttttttgtcttcttttgttGTGTAAATAAAGCCATCATCTATCTCTTCATAATCATCAGCAACTATCTCTTCCAATTTtactctgttaaaaaaaaacaaacaaaagccacCGTTCAGCATaatgaagaatgaagctgcttAGGTAGCTCAGGCAAGTTCCCCTAGAGTGAAGAtgctccagctcttccctgggcagcccagaaccctcccctgcaggcacaggctcCCCTTCCATCTTCGGGAACATTTCCAACTGCTCGGCTCCCTCCATCCTGCTGGGCATGCTCAGGTGCTGGCAGTCAGCGCCCGTGGGCACccggctcctgctcctgcccagggaaggaACAGCTCAGACCCCGGGGAAGCCCCATCCCCGTCCCACCAAAACCACGTGGAGATTCACAGAATACCAGAAcgggtcaggctggaagggaccacagtggggtCATCTGGTCCCACCTCACTGcccaagcagggtcatcccagagcacaggacaCAGGATTGTGTCCGGGGGGCTCTGGAATATCCCAAGTGAGGGAAACTCCAcatcccctctgtcccagcGTGCGGGCCCTGCACCTCATGGTCAGGTGGAACTTCTGGGCATCAGTTCCTGCCCGCTGCCCTTTGTCCCACGGCTCGGCAGCACCGGGCAGAACCCGCTCCGGCCTCGGCACCGCCTTTAGCTACTGACGGACACTGACGGTGCGCGTGTGCGGGACTGACCCCCGAGCCCGCTGGCCCGCTCCTGCTGTCCTGATCCCCATCCCGCTGTCCCGCTGTCTCGGTCCCGGCGTCCCTGTCCCTATCCCGCTGTTCCTACACCGGTTCCACTGTTCCTATCCTGGTCCCTGTCCCGGTTCCCATCCCGCCGTCCCGGTCCCTCTGTCCCGGTCCCGCTGTCCCGAACTCGCTGTCCCGGTTTCCATCCGGCCGTCCCAGTCCCGATCCCGCTGTCCTGGTCCCGCAGTCCCAGTCCCGCTGTCCCGGTCCCCATCTCACTGTCCCGGTCCCGCAGTCCCTGTCCCGCTGTCCCGGTCcccatcccggtgtccctgtcccgctgtcccactgtccctctgtcccgGTCCGTACCGCAGTGAGTCGTTGTCCCGCACGAGGCGCGCGCTCTCGGCGGGCGGCAGCAGCGCCCCCTCGAGGAAGAGGCTGAGGCGGGCGCGGCGGCTGAAGCCGAAGCGATGGCGGATGAGGCTGAGCAGGTCGGTGACGAGCCGCGCCTGGCccggctccagcagcagccagcacagcgCGCAGCCCGGGCTGGCCGGCGGAGGGTGGTCGAACACCAGCCGCAGCCGCACcgggccgccgccgctgctggcCGCCatcatggaggaggaggaggaaggggcgGAGGAGGCGGGCACGGGGGGTGGCGCCTCAGGGCGGGCCGGGCTGGCCGGTCCCGTGACCGCGGGAGCTGAGGGAGCGATGGGGCCGCTCCGGGCTGTGACCGCGCTCtccgtgctgctgctggcggcAGGTACGGGCCaggcgggacgggacgggaccgGGAGCGGGGCCTCAGGGCACGGGGCCTCCGGGCAAAGCGCTCCTGTGTCCCgcagccgggccgggcagggcccgGGCTGAGCCGCGCGAAATTCCCGCTTGCTGGGGTGGCGATCGGGAGGGGCGGAGAGGGTAGCGGCAGTCCCGGGGGAGCAGCGAAGCCTGGCCACCATGGCTTGGAAAAGCCTCATTGCTCCCGCTCCAGTGCGCTGCTGCCTTCTGCCCTGATCCCTGAGATTAAGGGACGGAGTGTCAAAGGTCTGTTCCGTGTCCGAGATCGACAGTAGACTGACTGCGTTAAGTGACCAGACTTTACTGAGTTGAATTATATTTTAGATTCCTTTAGAAGTGATCCTGTCTGCATCGGCTctccctgggggctgtggaGCGGAGCGGTCCCCGCGGACCCCCGGCTCGCAGTGCTGGGATGAGTGCGGGCGCTCGGGTCATGGCGCCAATAACTCAAAGGGTGCGGGTTCGATCCCCGCCCGGGCCGATCACTAAACGGTTGGACTCGGTCTTTTTAGCTCCAtttcaactcagaatattctgtggtCCTTGTCAATATTGCTGCTGGTTATGGGAGTTATttcactggggctgtgctttcAGCCCAGGCCTTCAAAACACTTCAAGAACAAATTATTCCAGAGATTGGGCTGTAATTCCGGCGGCAGCTCTAAGGCCAGGCTCGCATAAGGCAGCGCTTAATTACACACTTCATTCATTGACAATAACTCAGCCGTGGGTGGGGGTGTAGGTATAGGCAGGTTTCttacagtaatttcttttcACAGTAGTAGCATTTCTAATTATCACACCCAAGATTGAAATGTAATGTTTTGGAGCAATTCTGGTGGAAAGTCCGAAGCTGAGCCTTGTTACCTAGCTGattgttattgttatttccCTCAAGGTGTAGTTCTGAGGCAGCCCCGAGAGCCCAAAGAGGTGTGGGGATATGTGGAGGTCCGGAGCAAGGCCCACATGTTCTGGTGGCTCTACTATGCAAACAACCCAACCAAAGACTTCACAGAGTTACCTCTTGTCTTGTGGCTTCAGGTAAGGTTTGGTGAGGGACACCTAAGCAATAATTCTTTCCATCTGTGCCTGGTTCAGTCTGATATCTGATATTGTGCAGTTCTACAGAAACAGAATTCAAAACTTCCTGGTTCTAAATGCCTCACCTTGTGAATGAGGAGTTGGGGTTGAAAAAAATAAGGGTGATTTTATTCTGCAGTTGTGGGGTGTCCTCAAGTGCCCACCTTCCATCAAGTTGGATTGCAATAACAGAGGTTGTTCTTATCTTTCATACAACAGTAGTGATTTTTGTGCATTGTAATTTCACAGCTCCTTTTCTGGAGAGTTTGAAGTCTAAATAATGCTCAGAGAGagagactaaaaaaaaataatcagagatTGAGGATGATTTCTAAATGGAAACAATCCCAGTTTGATAAAAGTAATGGTGTGTTCTCCACAGTACATTTCAGAAGTTAATGCTGAATAGAATCTCTTGAGGACTTGTTCTTATTCTTTCTGGGCTATTTAATCAATGTGAAACCCACAAGCTGTACATGCTGGTTAAATTAATGACTTGCAAAGCTCTCCAGTTAGCAGATAGTTAACTTTTGCACTCCATATTTGGGGAATAAGGTTTTCAAACTGTGCTCACATAGCAGGCAGCTCACCAGAAGCTCTCACAAGTGGGTGACTGCTTCTCTGTTGAATTCTTGCTTTCAGAaatggtgtgtgtgtgcatagcCCAAGAACATGAGGAACAGAGCCTGCTCTGCAAATTAACATGTAGTGCAAAAGCCATTTCTAAAATTTACAATCTGTCATTCTACTTACTGGCTGccttgtatttttcttccatctgtCATATCTATGCCATGCTGCCTTTTAACATCTGTGTAATTTGATATTTCCCTGCAGGGAGGTCCAGGATCTTCAGGCTGTGGGTATGGGAACTTTGAAGAGATTGGTCCATTAGACAAAGAACTGAAACCAAGAAATACAACCTGGGTACAGTAGAGTTCAGCTTCTAACTACTAATTACAAATGTTTGTTTGTGTAAGCAGATGATcactacacaaaaaaaaaaagaacaatttttcatttaaagttcAGTAGAACTATAATATTTCAAGTTAAAATATTGTGGTTATTAAATTAGCTTATAGGAGTAGCCTTGTTTAGAACTGAGGGGTAgacattaatttaatttaatttaatgaagTATGTCTATTCCATGGAACTGTGAAATGCACATGCCTGGGAaccagagagaagggaaattgtAGAAAGTGTTCTTTCAATTCACAGCTTCATTGTGTGCAGTCCCAGAGCTTTTTCTGGGTGGCTGGCAGTGTAAAACCTATGGCTTATAATTACAGATCCAGTGTGGCCTTCAAGGGAAAACAAATTacagctgcctgtgaaggtGGAAGTTTAATTAGAGCAATGTATTTGTGCTCTGAGTTAGCAATAGTCTGAAGTACTCTGGAGTTCCCCTAGGTGACCTGGATCACTGGGAGTTTCTGGGAGTATTTCTCGTTACAGATTGGGCAAATTGAAGGACTTTCTGTTGCACCTAAtttttctgcaggttttttCAGGTCCAGGGATTTGCTGGCTCAGTTAATCATTTGTGCCATCAAAACTAAGTTATTTTGCTGGTGCTGAACTGAGGTTTAATACAaaccttctttcttcttctacagTTGCAGGCAGCCAGTGTCTTGTTTGTGGATAATCCTGTGGGCACTGGATTCAGTTATGTGGATGACTGTAGCTTGTTTGCCCAAAACCTTACCACAGTAGTTTCTGATATGATGGTTTTTCTTGGAGAATTCTTCAAGTGTAGACCTGAATTCCAGGTAAGTGAATTGAATTCTTGCttacttttgtatttttctctgcttttcaatAGAATTCAAAAAGAATTATAGAACAGACTTCCAGATGAGCAGTTTGCTGTTAGCTAGTGTGTGGTGCAGGTATAACCACTGTCTCTTATTTTCCACATTGCAGAGTTGTATCttgattttggggttggttAGATAAGCACTGGGGAGGATCATTGTCTGTTGAGTGATCTGAGCAGCATATCCAGATCACAGCTGCTTACAGTTCCAAAATGCTTCAGAACCAACCCCAGCAAATCACCAGGATGTTATAGAAACCTAACGTACAGcttaaaataaggaaaacattAAATGTTTGATGGTGAGAGGTGAACAACCAGTGCCTGGGTCCTGTGGGATGTG
This portion of the Zonotrichia leucophrys gambelii isolate GWCS_2022_RI chromosome 18, RI_Zleu_2.0, whole genome shotgun sequence genome encodes:
- the COIL gene encoding coilin; translation: MMAASSGGGPVRLRLVFDHPPPASPGCALCWLLLEPGQARLVTDLLSLIRHRFGFSRRARLSLFLEGALLPPAESARLVRDNDSLRVKLEEIVADDYEEIDDGFIYTTKEDKKRHRHKEDEEELSRNEGKHKRKKKKEKHNPEYSSCREETSVDTWDSQKRYTKRKRKEEVRGRNKLAEGKEESSTSHSKKMKKTEREKELATKKKDEKQTKVAAAKMALEQANENFSLNSGKNSTKKITTQSRKKRVGASDSSSTSSDSDSSELNAKENKSSHKPVVVTLPKDKSQAASDSDVKTDKVTVKSNTEKTKTTISKNAKKPQSSSSDSDSSTEDEKVTPAQDSTAKEKSVPNHVAAVKASTKPPKAQSSSSDSDSSDSETLVIKKSAAGAGLGNSIVRNCTRQLPASVQGSFGSPSRGRGRGTGEDPFWRGPRGRGFRGMMRGHGRGANPGCFYNYSSEGHKQRQLNEAATNTSVLVQNPVEFPKRDYSVLPLLAAPPQVGERIAFKRLELTENYSPEISDYKEAKIISWNDEKKQIELEILSTSAGQSAKEPGKFDLVYQSADGEELIEYAVPQDTKITESWDALIEPRLIVEPPVNGSSLENGTSRM